The Flavobacteriales bacterium genome contains a region encoding:
- a CDS encoding PhzF family phenazine biosynthesis protein: MDKLAIYQVDAFASELFRGNPAAVCPLQQWLSDDIMQAIAAENNLSETVFFVPEGEEFHIRWFTPEREVNLCGHATLAASHVLYEHLGYERASIKFHSRSGPLSVSRAGDMYQLNFPARPSERLASVDEVQKILGVKVQEIWKAEDMMVVLEDENAVRDFQPDHEKLKKIDARGVIVTAPGRNSDMVSRFFAPAVGVPEDPVTGSAHCILVPYWAERLGKSSLHAFQLSRRGGELFCELHGDRVHISGKAVTYLEGYITLG, translated from the coding sequence ATGGATAAGTTAGCAATATATCAGGTAGATGCTTTTGCATCGGAGTTGTTTCGCGGAAATCCGGCGGCGGTTTGTCCGCTGCAGCAATGGTTGAGTGACGATATCATGCAAGCCATAGCTGCGGAGAACAACCTTTCTGAAACGGTTTTCTTTGTCCCGGAGGGGGAAGAATTTCATATCAGATGGTTTACACCGGAACGGGAGGTGAACCTATGTGGTCATGCGACACTGGCGGCATCCCACGTGTTGTACGAACACCTGGGATATGAAAGGGCCTCCATTAAATTTCACTCCAGAAGCGGTCCCCTTTCCGTAAGCAGGGCGGGAGATATGTATCAACTGAATTTCCCGGCGCGTCCCTCGGAAAGACTTGCTTCTGTTGATGAGGTTCAGAAAATTCTGGGCGTAAAGGTGCAGGAGATATGGAAGGCTGAAGACATGATGGTGGTGCTGGAGGATGAAAATGCCGTTCGTGACTTCCAACCTGATCATGAGAAGTTGAAAAAGATCGATGCGCGTGGAGTGATCGTTACTGCACCGGGCCGGAATTCGGATATGGTTTCAAGGTTCTTTGCGCCGGCAGTCGGTGTACCGGAAGATCCGGTGACCGGGTCCGCCCATTGCATTCTGGTGCCTTATTGGGCTGAACGCCTGGGCAAATCTTCGCTGCATGCCTTTCAATTATCCAGGCGGGGTGGTGAATTGTTTTGTGAATTGCACGGTGACCGGGTGCATATTTCCGGAAAGGCTGTGACTTACCTGGAAGGTTATATCACCCTGGGGTAG